From Carnobacterium alterfunditum DSM 5972:
TTTCTTTTTTAAATGAATGTAAGAAAACGGATTATCTTTAACTAATTGATTTTTTAACAGAAATTGGTAGAATGCTCGTAAACTTGAAATTTTTCTTGAAACGCTATTCCGACTTAAGCCTTTTTCATTTAACTCACCTAAATAGATTCGCACATCTTGAAGAGTCACACTGCTAAAATCCGTGTCACCTGTTTGATCTAAAAATAGTTCAAAATGGGTGATATCTTCTTCATAAGCTTTTTTCGTCAGCTCAGAATAATGCCTTTCGGTAATCAAATACTGCAAAAAAGTCGCTTTAGCTGTTTGATTCACCAAAAATCATCCCTCCAATCTTACAACAAAATTACTTTATCACACAAATAATTGGATTACAATCGAATAAGATTTAAATTAATTGAATTTTAAAACAATTTAGTTATTTTTCGATAGTTGTCAACAAATACGCGTCAATTCGGGTATAGCAATTGATTTTTAACTAGAAAAAAAAGCTAAGTAAGAGCTGTTTCTCCTCATACTTAACTTTTTTTATTTTTTAGGTCAGTTTGATTTATTTTTGGACTTCTTCTTTGTAATCACAATGGCTGCATACAACTTGTTTGCTGCCTTTTGCTTTTTTCTCAACTAAATAATGATCACATTTCGGACAATTGCGTCCAACAGGTTTATCCCATGAAACAAATTCGCATGTAGGGTAACGATCGCACCCATAAAATAAACGATTTTTCTTGGATTTTCGCTCGATCACATGACCTTCGCCACAGACTGGGCAAGAGACGCCTATTTCTTTGACAATTGGTTTTGTGTTGCGACAATCAGGGAAATTACTACAAGCGTAAAATTTTCCATACCGTCCCAATTTGATCACCATCGGATGACCACACAGTTCGCAATCAAAGCCAGCAGGTTCATCTTTGATTTGAACTTTTTCCATATTTTCTTCTGCTTTCTCAACTTCAATCGCGAATGGTTTATAGAATTGATCAATAACTTTTTCCCATTCTTTATTGCCTTCTTCCACCTCATCCAAATCTTTTTCCATATCTGCAGTAAAGTGGACATCCACGATATGAGGGAAAAATTCATTGATCAGACCATTAACGATATCACCTAATTCGGTCACTTCAAATCGTTTATTTTGTAATTTAACGTAATACCTGCGTTGAATAGTTTCCAACGTTGGTGCATAAGTTGAAGGACGGCCTACACCATTTTCTTCTAGAACGCGGATCAATGTCGATTCAGAGAAGCGAGCAGGAGGTTGCGTGAAATGTTGTTTTGGTTCAATATCGATCGACTTGACTTTGTCGCCTTGTTCCATAGCGGGTAAAAGATTCTCTTTCTCTTCTTTTCCTTCATCATTTCCTTCAATATACACTTTTTGGTAACCTGGAAATTTTATTTTAGAACCATTTGCTCTAAAATAAACATCATTTTGAGCAATATCTACTTTCATTGTATCGAATACAGCTGGTGTCATTTGGCTGGCTACCAATCTCGACCAAATAAGATTATACAGTTTGTATTGATCTTTTGTCAGATACTTCTCAATTTCTTTAGGTGTCCGCATGACACTAGATGGTCGGATACCTTCATGAGCATCTTGATCGCTTTCAGCTTTTTTTCCTGTTCGCGGTTTAGAAGCCGCATATTCAGGCCCAAATTCTTTAATAATGTATTCTGCTACATCATTTTTAGCTGAAAGAGCGATCCGAGTAGAATCGGTCCGCATATATGTGATCAGACCGATAGCCCCGCCACGGCCCATTGAGATTCCTTCATAGAGCTGCTGAGCGACCATCATTGTTTTACGTGTTCTAAAATTTAATTTTCTAGCGGCTTCTTGTTGTAGACTACTTGTCTTGAATGGAAGAGCGGGATTTCTTAACCGTTCTTTTTTCGTAACAGACATGACTTCAAATTGATCGCCATCTATTTCTTTGATAATTTTTTGTACTTCTTCTGCATTGCTCAAGCTTTGTTTTTTACCTTTTAGTCCATAAAAATTCGCTTTGAATTTCTTTTTGTCTTTTTTAAAATTGGCTCCGATCGACCAATATTCTTCAGGCTTAAATTGATTGATCTCCTCTTCACGCTGACAAATCAATTTCAGTGCTACCGATTGGACTCTTCCTGCACTTAATCCTTTTTTTACTTTTTTCCATAAAATAGGACTGATAGTATATCCTACAAGGCGATCCAATATTCTTCGAGCTTGTTGTGAATTTACTAAGTCCATATTAATCGAACGCGGTTCTTTGAACGCATTTTTGACAGCCTCTTTGGTAATTTCATTAAAAACGACACGATTTTTATCTGCTACATCTAATCCTAGTAAAAAACTCAAATGCCAAGCAATAGCTTCCCCTTCTCTATCCGGGTCAGCTGCGAGAAAAACTTTTTCAGCTTTTTTTGCATGCTTTTTTAATTCCTTGATCAAAGGACCTTTTCCTCGAATAGAAATGTATTCAGGCTGGTAATTATTTTCAACATCAACAGCCATACGACTTTTAGGAAGATCGCGAATATGTCCAAGGCTGGCTACTACTTTATAATTTCGACCTAAATATTTTTCAATTGTCTTTGCCTTAGCTGGTGATTCAACAATCACTAGGTATTTATATGCCAATGAAATGCTCCTCTCAAATGAGCTTGATTTTTAATGATACAGTCGTTCTCTAATCTATAATTGAAATCGTTTATCATCTTATGCTATCTTTAGGCACTTTGTCAACCATCCTTATTTATTTTGGGATAGAAAAATAGCATATGATAGAAGAAAAAAAACGAAATTCTCCCTTGAAACCCTTTACTTTCCCATTTTTTAGCTTTTTATAGTTTCATACGAAAAAAACTTCAAAAGAACAGTTCGACTGTTTCCTCGAAGTTGCTTTTTTGAGCTTTTAACGATTCAATTCTTCTAAGATATGCTCAGCAGTCAAGACACTTTTTGCGCCATGTAAAATTAAATCATTCGTTCCTTCTGAATAAGGATTCGTAATATTTCCAGGTACTGCAAAAACTTCACGTCCTTCTTGAAGCGCTAGATTAGCTGTAATCAAACTGCCGCTGCGATACTTAGCCTCAATGACTAATGTGCCTAAGGAAAGACCTGCAATAATGCGATTTCTCATAGGGAAATGCTGTTTTAACGGTTTGGTCCCTAGAGGGTACTCTGAAATAAGCAAATGATTCTTAGCAATATCTCTTTGCAGCTTTTCATTTTCAAAAGGATAAAACTGATCTAGTCCTGTCCCTATAACAGCAATTGTTCGGCCGCCTAATTCAATTGTTTTTTTGTGGGCCTTCTGATCGATCCCTTTAGCTAAACCACTAACAGTGATGATATTGTTAGTGATCAATTCTGGTAACAAAAGTGCTAAGGCTTCTTCGCCGTATGTGCTGTTTAAGCGGGATCCTACGATTGCCAGTAAATTACCAGTTAGGAGTGTGAGATTTCCTTGATAAAACAATAATGCCGGCGGATTATAAATATGTTTTAAATATTCTGGATAAGATTTATCCAGAATCGATACCCATTTGATTTGTTTATTTTGGTACTCATCCAAACTTTCTTCTATTCTAATAGCCGCAAAACTATCTAAAAACAGTTTTTTATTTGTCGAATTTAATTGGGCACATTTAGCTAAATCGTGAGCCGTTAAGTGAGGATCATCTATCAGTGATGAGAGCATACGAATACGACTGGTGGCCCCAATTCCTTTGCATAATGTTAAGTGAAATAATAGTTGATCAAGATTTGTTGTTTGCATTTTACACTCTCCTTTATCATTGCAAAATCAGTTAGTATGCTAAAGTTAAAGTCCGCAAATTAAACAAAAAAACATTAAAAAAGGCTCTAGAAGATTAATCTTCCAGAGCCTTAAATTATTTTTTTCAATCATTGATCGATTAGATATAGAATTTTTATTAGAACTCCATTAAAGCTAAAACGTCGTAGCCCTTAATTCTGTCACGACCGTATAAATCCTTTAGTTCAACTAGAAAAGCAGTACCAACGACTTCTCCACCTAGTTTTTCGATCAATTCAATCGTTGCAGCAATCGTTCCTCCTGTTGCTAATAAATCATCACAAACAAGAACTTTTTGCCCAGGTTTTATAGCATCTTGATGGATCTGTAACGTATCTTCACCATATTCTAAACCATAAGTCACTTCGATTGTTTCACGAGGCAATTTTCCTTTTTTACGTGCAGGTGCAAATCCGATCCCTAATTCATAGGCAACGGGACAGCCCACAATAAATCCGCGTGCTTCAGGTCCAACGATCATTTCAACGCCTTTATCTTTTGCGTATTTTACTATTTCATTCGTAGCAAAGCTGTAAGCTGCTCCATCCGCCATTAAAGGCGAAATGTCACGAAAGACGATCCCCTTTTCTGGATAATCTGGGACATCAGCGATATATTTTTTTAAATCCATTGAAAATTTTCCTCCATTCAATTTTAAGATGTTGCAATTGCTTGTTGTTTCATCCAATCTTCTAACTCAGAAAAATGACTGTAAACAAAAAAATTTTCAGCTTGAATTTGTTTTAGTCGTTTTTGATAGGTTGTCGCTTGGGTCAACTCTCTTTTTTCAACATCCTTAGTAACATTCATCACACCAGCTTTCATTGTAACAAATCCTATCTCTAAAAACACTGAAATAATAAAAATCAAATTATTTTTTTTTATTTTTAAATGCGTTGCTAATAAATTCAATTTATTTCGAACATCAATATCGACATGTGCAGCTGTATATTTAAAAACTTGGCCAAATTGGTTTCGACTCGGCATCCCATTTAAATAAAGCTCTTCACGACTATAAAAACAAGCAATGATTTTTTCTGGATTTGCTCTATTTAATAAAATTTTGACCCATTCACTATCAGAAGGACAGTCTATAAAAATCAGTTGCGTTGTTTTCATTGCAAACTGAGCTAGAGCTTCATCATCCAGTAAGTGATGACTATAACTGGTATCTGGTAAAAGATGATTATATTTTTCAAAATTCAATTGGTCAAAAAAGATGAAATCAGCATTAGCTGTATTCCACAATGCTGCAGGAATATGAGTGCTTCTAGAATCAAAAACTTGAACTCCTTCAATCGCTAAATCTTCTAGCATCAACTGCGTCTTACGTGACCCATTCCACTCATTTATGGCTAATTTTCCAACGACAGAAACCTCTGAATGTGACCCTATTTCATCCGCAATAGAACCAAATTGAAAACCGATGACATCTAAAAAGGCTTTTTCTTCAATAAGTTTCATCTTTAAGTGGGTTTGATCGCCACCGATCCGGCGAATATCTTGAGCTGTCATATTTTTGAAGAGAAAAGTTGGTTTACGATTCGCTGTACCAAAAGGAGCTAATCGATTTAGTTCCTCAACGACCTCTACAGTGGCTTCTGTTAGCTTAAGTTGTCCATCTAATGGTATTTCTTCGCTCAGCTCTTCTGAAAGACCCGTTGCAGCAGCATAGTGATTCAGTTCATTTTGGATACTTTCGATATTTTCTAAAGGAATGGTTAAACCAGCAGCCATGTGGTGTCCGCCAAATGTAGTTGTGAGTTGACGAGCACTATCCAAAGCATTATATAAATGGAATGCTGGTATGCTTCTTCCAGAGCCTTTTGCCAGACCTTTAGCTTTATCGATCGTCATGACAAGAGCCGGTTTTCCAGTCTTGCCCACGATTTTACTCGCAACGATGCCTAGTACACCTTCATGCCAATCTTCTTTTGCTAAAACATACACGTCTGATTCGGCATCTAAATCCTCGATCATCTGAAAAGCTTCATTTGTTATGGCAGAAACATAAGCTTGTCGTTCAGTGTTCTTTTCTTGAACGAACTGTGCCAAGGAAAGGGCTTTATCATCATCAAAAGTGGTTAATAATTCTACAGCCGGAGCTGCGTCACCTAACCGTCCCACGGCATTCAGACGCGGTCCTATGATAAACCCGATTGTTTCTTCATCGATCTCTTCTCGTTTGATTTTTGCTAATTTAAATAAAGCCGTTAAGCCAATGCGTTGCGTATTCTTCAAAACGACTAACCCCTGCATGACTAATGCTCTATTTTCATCCGTTAACGAGACCAGATCAGCAACGGTACCTAATGCAACCAGATCCAATAATTCAACGGGTACTTCTCCTAATAAAGCCGTTGCCAACTTAAATGCGACACCAACTCCAGCTAATTCTCCAAATGGATACGAACCTTTTGGATGTCTGGGATGGATCACAGCATATGCAGCAGGTAATGTTTTTGGCAATTCATGATGATCGGTTACAATAACATCTATCCCTAGAACTTTTGCTCGTTCTATCGCAGCATGTCCAGCGACACCGTTATCACACGTTACAATAAGTTGTGTCCCTTGTTCAATCAAACGCTCAAAGGCTTTTGTATTCGGTCCATATCCATCTGTGAAACGATTAGGGATATAGTAGTTGACTTCTCCCCCTATCATTTCAATCGTTTCTTTTAAAACGGCCGTACTTGTAACACCATATAGTGATAGGTAACCTTTTGAAGTCATCTTCAGGTTTTCCCCCACTCCACACCGTGCGTGAGACTTTCACCTCACACGGCGTTCCATCGTTTTAGAATGTCCGCTATAAATAATCTGCAATAAAAAAAGTATAATTGCTGTTAAATTAGCGTAAATAACCATTCATAAACCGACTTGAGCCCCTCCCTCGACTGCTTGTTATCACAGTTTCATTGGTACTATGGCTCTACTTTCACTTAGATAAATTAGCTTATTATACTCTCACGAGCTTTTCGTCTAAACTGTTTCATCTGCCGGTAAAAGCATCCGCATTCTAAGCTTCATACGTTCCAATTAAATTATCTTGTTCTATAGATCCTTAGGTTTCTTCTATGGGCCGTTGCACTTGATCATCCCTGTAAGATAATATGGTATTTCATAACGTCAGATTTTTACTCTACCACATGCAAATAGGATCGACTTTTGGCGCGATCCTGGCGCTGCATTTCTACACCGCTTACGTATCGACTCGTACATTCGAAGATTCGTCAGTTCCTAGTTAAGGAACATTCTAACCATAGATCATTTATAAGACCCCCAGCCTATAGGAAGCAACATCCACCTCTGGACTTTTTTCGTATAAGAATCTATCTTATCTACGGCTTCTTTCAGCTGACTTCACCGAGCTTTATACTGTTGACTATTTACCTTTCAAAAGCATATCGGAGGATTAGGGAAACCGTTTCAAGACGTTACGCTCTCATTCCAGCTTTCATTTAATTAGTTCTCCCTGTCTTTGTTAAACCAAAGACGAGTGCACAAGCTTTTCACTTATGAACGTATCGCACCTGCATCATAATCGCCGTAAATAGTGATTTGTTCACCTTGCTCAACTGCTTCAGTGATACGAGATACCGCACTTTCCATATCGTACATCAAATAAGGATCATGGATCCATGTTTCATCAGGCTGCATAAAACGTTCTATTTTTTCTTTGGAATCAAGTCCTCTTTGTAGACACAGCTCAATAAACAAAGGAGATAAACTTAAAGTATTACTTAAGTCTATTACTTTTTCCTGATCAGCTATGCGTTCATTTAATTTCCATTTTGTACGTGATTTCAACAACTTTCATCACTCCTAACTGAATCATTATAGCAAAATTATACTTGTAGTTATAGTTATATTCTAATTAAGATACTCCATAAAAAGAATCAGATAAACAGCAGCATTTGCCCTTAGCGTTACAAGAACTTATTTAAACAGCAAAAAGAGATTGAAACATAAAAGTTTCAATCTCTTGATCCACTTATAAAGTCAATTTTTAATCTTCGATAATTTGAATACCGATCCCAATTAAGCCTGGGCCCGTATGAACTCCTAAAGCTGGGCTGACTTGATCTTCAAAAATTTCAACAAAATTTGGCAATGCTTTTTTAAGGTCTGCTCGTATATCATCTAATTGTGCTTCAGCTGTTTTACCACCAAATGCAATCGCTAAATGGTATTTTTTGGCATCCCCAGCAAATTCAGTTGCTAAATCGATTGCTTTTTGAATACTCTTTTTGTTTCCGCGTACTTTTGCAGCAGTATAATAGATGCCGTTTTCGTTACAAGAAATGACCGGTTTTAAATTCAAAACATTTCCTAGGATAGATGACACTAATCCGATGCGGCCGCCTTTTTGTAAATATTCTAAAGTTGGAACATGAAAAAACATTTTCGATTTTTTTACATCATCTTGTAATTTTTCTTTGATGACTTCCCAATCCAGCTCTTTTTCAACATAATCAGCCGCTTTTACAGCTAAAAGACCACTGCCGACCCCAATGTTTTTAGTATCTAAAGTAAAGACATCTAACTCTTTAACATTTTCAGCCATTAAACGTACCATGTTATTCGTACCGCTTAGTCCACTCGAAATAGTGATCGCGATTACTTTTTCATAACCTTCATTTTTAAATTCTTGCAAAAGTTCACTAATAATTTCTCCACTTGGTAAGGACGTTTTAGGAATTTCTTCATCTAGACGATCATAAACATCTTGAGCATGAATATCCACTTTATCGGTATATTCTTTATCTTTATAAATGATTTTTAAAGGGATCACTTTCATATTTGCTTTTTCAAGAATCTCTAAGGGAACATCTGATCCAGAATCAACTAAAAAGCCTATCTTTTGTTTGTTCATATTTATTCCTCCAACTTTTTGGTTTTATTTTTTTTCTTTTCTATTTCTTCTTTTTGTTTTTGAGCTATAGAAATCACTTTTTCAGTGACAATTTTTGTAGCTACTGCTATCGTAGCTGTTCGAACGATGAAGGTAGTATTGTTTGTATTATCTGGCAACAAGGGTTTTCTATCTTCCTGTTTTATATGAGAAGCAATTGCTCTTAACGCGTATTCTTGCTCAGTACAAAACAAGTCATAGGCCTCTCTAATACCGCTTATTGAAGCCTGATAAAGAATGCCTTCTTTTACTTCAGAAATCGTCACAACTTGTTTTAAAATGGAAATCGCGATCAAATACGCTAAATGCTTCTTAGTGTATTTTTTCTTTATGGGTGGAGGAATCAATCCCAATTTAACATAATTGTTGATCATAGAAGAAGTAATGATCTGTTTTTGATCACCAACTTTAAAAATAGCCAAATAGCGTTCAATTAAATTTAAAACTTGATCCATATAAAGATCAAAGTCAGGTAATTCTTCCCATCTAGGAAAAGTATATTCGCTTATCTCATTTGACCAATCTAATAAATCTTCCTCGATTTTATGCATATAATCACCTTTTTTATCTATTTTCAATCGTATATAGTTTAACACAATTATATTCACTAGACAATCTAGTTTTATAAACCAGATTGTCTAACTCATAAAATAAACGTCTCAAAAAAGAGAACGAATACATTTTGAAAGAAAAAAGAATAAACCCTGAAGTTTATTCTTTTTTCTTTCAGTCTTTTATAAGTAAAGTGACTGATAGTTATCAGTTGATTTGTTTTTATTTTAAAGAATCATTCGGCTGATTTGCAACGTTGACCGTTGGTTGAGTCATTCGATTGACTAATTCTTTTTCTAAACTACTGATTTTATCTGTTTGTTCACGGATGATAAGGTCTTTTTGAGTTAATTTTTCATCATATTCGGTTCTGATTTGTGCTAATGCTTCTTCTTTTTTATTTTCAGCATTTTCTAACTCTTTTTTTGCATTCTTTAGTTCTTTTTTATTTTTATAAGTAGTGCCCATAGAAATTAAAACTGTCGCTAAAGCTCCAACTAATAGTGAGCCTAAAATGATCATGATCAAAGGCCAAGTTACTACTCCAAAACCAAAATTAATTGGAACTGAATCAACATTGATAACAGCAAAAAAAGCTACAATTGCAATAAGAATAATTGCTAATATCGTTCCCCATTGTCTTTTCATAACTTATGAATCTCCTTTCGATATTTTTATTTTTATAACTCTATTTTAACATATTGCCACTTGTAAAAACTATGAAAGATACTCGACCCTATTATTTATTGTTAAATAGATTTCCAGCTAAATAATCTCCGATTCGAGGGAAAAGCATATAAAATTTTCCAGCGACCTCTAGAAGTGCAGGCATATTCAATTCTCTTCTAGCTGTACCCATTAATGCAACGATACGACCAGCTACAATTTCAGCATCCAATACATAATTACCCACTTTTTCTAAATAAGTTCCGCTTTCGTCAGCGATACCAAAAAAGTTGGTCTCAATAGGACCTGGATTTACAGTTGTTACAAAAATGTTCAAAGGTTTTAATTCCAAACGCAAAGCATTTGAGTAACCAATCACTGCAAATTTACTTGCAGAATAAATAGATGATTTTGGTGTTGCCATTTTTCCTGCTTGAGAAGCGATATTGATAATATGACCTTGGTGTCGCTCAGCCATTTCAACAGCTACTAATTGTGTCACGTACATCAAGCCTAAAACATTCACGCGAAACATTCTTTCAGCTATATCCATATCAAATGTCAACGCTTCTTCAAAATGTCCAAAACCGGCATTATTGACAAGGACATCTACTACACCGACCGTTTGATAAATCTCTGTGATCACTTGCTTGACTTGTTCAGGATCTGAAACGTCCATAGGAAAAGCGTAGGCTTTTTTACCTGAATACTTTTCGCATGTTGCTTTGACATGTAAAAGTAAATCTGCTCTTCTAGCACTTAGTATCACAACAGCGCCTTTTTTTGCAGCTTCATAGGCTATTTGTTCTCCTAATCCTGTTGAAGCACCTGTAATAAAAACAACTTTATCGGTAAGTGTAACTAAATTTTTTTTCATACTGAACTCCTTTTATTTGTTTTATTTATCCGTTCTAATAAGTGGGATATCGATTTCATCAAAGTCATTCACGACTTTAGTATTAGGGAATATTTTTTTAGCTTCTTTTTCTAATAAATAAATATCTCTGCCTAAATAACGAGCGCTGATATGAGTCAGCAATAGCCTGCCGACATTTGCTTCTTTAGCCACTTCAGCTGCATCTAGATTTGTGGAATGGTTATAGTCTCTTGCCATCTTACGATTCGTTCCATCAAATGTACTTTCATGAACCAAAACAGAAGCATTCTCGGCAAGTAGTATGCAATTTTTTGTTTTCTTAGTGTCGCCCAAAATTGTCACGATACGGCCTTTTTGAGTTTCTCCAATAAAATCGTTGCCATTGAATACTCGGCCATCTTCCAAAGTGATTGTTTTTCCTTGTTTTAATTTTCCGAATAACGGGCCAAATGGTAGTCCCGCCTCTTTTAACTTGTCGGCTTGCAGTGTTCCTTGATGATCGGCTTCTTCGATTCGGTAACCAAAGGATTGGATACCATGTTTTAATTTGCGACAAATCACTTTGAAGTTCTCATCTTCAAATAAAAGGCCCTCTTCTTGTATTTCATGAAAATGTAAAGAGTATTTTAAAACGGTTCCTGATATTTTTAGAGAAGTCATTACGTAGTTTTTGATCCCCACAGGACCATAAATCGTTAAAGGGCCATCTCCTCCTTGGAAAGATCGACTACTTAAAAAACCAGGTAATCCAAAAATATGATCCCCGTGTAAATGAGTAATAAAAATTTTATCTACCTTACGCGGCTTTAAAGTCGTGTGGAGTATTTGTTGTTGCGTAGCTTCACCACAATCAAAAAGCCAGATCGTATTTCGTTCTTCTAATAATTTTAAAGCAATGCTGGTTACGTTCCGTTGTTTAGCTGGGACACCTGAACCTGTCCCTAAAAATAATAATTCCATTTTATCCTGTCCTAACCATTTAAGTATCATTCATACGAGCAAAACCTCGTATGAATCTAATCTATTTATTTTAACAAATATTCACTGAATAAGCGATAATGAGTTAAAAAAACGTCCAAGCAATCTATTTGGTGATTGCTTGGACGTTTTGATTACGTTCTATTCGACAAATTCGAATTCATATTTCATGATACGGACTAAGTCTCCATCTTTAGCTCCGCGCTCACGCATTTCTTCATCTATTCCCATCGTTCTTAACTGACGAGCAAATCTTAATACTGAAGCATCATGATCAAAATTCGTCATCTTGAATAATTTCTCAAGTTTTTCTCCACTCAATACCCATGTAGCATCAGAATCTCTGGTAATTTCGTACCCTTTTTCTTCAGCAGTATGTTTATACATAACGGTTTCCTCTTCTTGATCCAATTCATATAATGGAAATTCTGAGGTCACGTCTAATACATCGGCTGTAGCGTTCAATAAGTTTTGCGTTCCTTGATGTGTTACAGCTGAGATAGCAAAAATTTGAAGATCTTCTTCATATTCATCTTTTTTAAGAGCTTTTATTTTTTCTTTGAAAGCAATCAAATTTTCTTCTGCGTCAGGCATATCCATTTTATTTGCGACAATAATTTGTGGACGCTCCATTAAACGAAGATTGTGTGTTTCCAACTCGTTATTGATAGCCATATAATCATCAAACGGATCACGGCCTTCACTACCACTCATGTCTATCACATGTAATATGACACGAGTACGTTCAATATGGCGCAAGAATTGCGTTCCTAAACCAATTCCTTGCGAAGCTCCTTCAATTAATCCTGGTAAATCAGCCATAACAAAACTACGTCCATCTGGTGATTGAACCATACCTAAATTAGGGACTAACGTTGTAAAATGGTAGGCTCCAATTTTAGGACGAGCTGCAGATACAACTGAAAGCAAAGTAGATTTTCCTACAGAAGGAAAACCAACTAATCCTACATCAGCTAAAACTTTTAATTCCATATCGATTTTATAGTCTTCTCCTGGTTCACCATTTTCGGCAATTTCTGGAGCTGGATTTCTAGGTGTAGCAAAACGGCTATTTCCACGTCCGCCACGTCCACCTTTAGCAACAACAAGTCTGTGGCCATGATGAACTAAATCACCTAAAAGCTTTCCTGTTTCTGCTTCTTTGATCGTTGTACCAGGAGGCACTTTAATAATATTGTCCCCTGCTCCTCTTCCATGCATGTTTTTACTCATACCATTTTCACCGTGTTCTGCTTTAAAATGACGATTAAAACGGAAATCCATTAATGTACGTAAACCTTCGTCTACGATAAAAACGACATCTCCACCTCTACCACCATCTCCACCAGCAGGACCACCATCTGGTACGAATTTTTCACGACGGAAAGCGACCATTCCGTTACCGCCATCGCCGGCCTTTACATTAATTGTTACTTGATCTAAGAACATTGACATTTTTATTTTCCTCCTCATTTTTTAAATGTATGAGATTTAGTTATTTTCT
This genomic window contains:
- the dprA gene encoding DNA-processing protein DprA, encoding MQTTNLDQLLFHLTLCKGIGATSRIRMLSSLIDDPHLTAHDLAKCAQLNSTNKKLFLDSFAAIRIEESLDEYQNKQIKWVSILDKSYPEYLKHIYNPPALLFYQGNLTLLTGNLLAIVGSRLNSTYGEEALALLLPELITNNIITVSGLAKGIDQKAHKKTIELGGRTIAVIGTGLDQFYPFENEKLQRDIAKNHLLISEYPLGTKPLKQHFPMRNRIIAGLSLGTLVIEAKYRSGSLITANLALQEGREVFAVPGNITNPYSEGTNDLILHGAKSVLTAEHILEELNR
- the topA gene encoding type I DNA topoisomerase, whose product is MAYKYLVIVESPAKAKTIEKYLGRNYKVVASLGHIRDLPKSRMAVDVENNYQPEYISIRGKGPLIKELKKHAKKAEKVFLAADPDREGEAIAWHLSFLLGLDVADKNRVVFNEITKEAVKNAFKEPRSINMDLVNSQQARRILDRLVGYTISPILWKKVKKGLSAGRVQSVALKLICQREEEINQFKPEEYWSIGANFKKDKKKFKANFYGLKGKKQSLSNAEEVQKIIKEIDGDQFEVMSVTKKERLRNPALPFKTSSLQQEAARKLNFRTRKTMMVAQQLYEGISMGRGGAIGLITYMRTDSTRIALSAKNDVAEYIIKEFGPEYAASKPRTGKKAESDQDAHEGIRPSSVMRTPKEIEKYLTKDQYKLYNLIWSRLVASQMTPAVFDTMKVDIAQNDVYFRANGSKIKFPGYQKVYIEGNDEGKEEKENLLPAMEQGDKVKSIDIEPKQHFTQPPARFSESTLIRVLEENGVGRPSTYAPTLETIQRRYYVKLQNKRFEVTELGDIVNGLINEFFPHIVDVHFTADMEKDLDEVEEGNKEWEKVIDQFYKPFAIEVEKAEENMEKVQIKDEPAGFDCELCGHPMVIKLGRYGKFYACSNFPDCRNTKPIVKEIGVSCPVCGEGHVIERKSKKNRLFYGCDRYPTCEFVSWDKPVGRNCPKCDHYLVEKKAKGSKQVVCSHCDYKEEVQK
- a CDS encoding DegV family protein, which translates into the protein MNKQKIGFLVDSGSDVPLEILEKANMKVIPLKIIYKDKEYTDKVDIHAQDVYDRLDEEIPKTSLPSGEIISELLQEFKNEGYEKVIAITISSGLSGTNNMVRLMAENVKELDVFTLDTKNIGVGSGLLAVKAADYVEKELDWEVIKEKLQDDVKKSKMFFHVPTLEYLQKGGRIGLVSSILGNVLNLKPVISCNENGIYYTAAKVRGNKKSIQKAIDLATEFAGDAKKYHLAIAFGGKTAEAQLDDIRADLKKALPNFVEIFEDQVSPALGVHTGPGLIGIGIQIIED
- a CDS encoding DUF1836 domain-containing protein encodes the protein MHKIEEDLLDWSNEISEYTFPRWEELPDFDLYMDQVLNLIERYLAIFKVGDQKQIITSSMINNYVKLGLIPPPIKKKYTKKHLAYLIAISILKQVVTISEVKEGILYQASISGIREAYDLFCTEQEYALRAIASHIKQEDRKPLLPDNTNNTTFIVRTATIAVATKIVTEKVISIAQKQKEEIEKKKNKTKKLEE
- the recJ gene encoding single-stranded-DNA-specific exonuclease RecJ, translating into MTSKGYLSLYGVTSTAVLKETIEMIGGEVNYYIPNRFTDGYGPNTKAFERLIEQGTQLIVTCDNGVAGHAAIERAKVLGIDVIVTDHHELPKTLPAAYAVIHPRHPKGSYPFGELAGVGVAFKLATALLGEVPVELLDLVALGTVADLVSLTDENRALVMQGLVVLKNTQRIGLTALFKLAKIKREEIDEETIGFIIGPRLNAVGRLGDAAPAVELLTTFDDDKALSLAQFVQEKNTERQAYVSAITNEAFQMIEDLDAESDVYVLAKEDWHEGVLGIVASKIVGKTGKPALVMTIDKAKGLAKGSGRSIPAFHLYNALDSARQLTTTFGGHHMAAGLTIPLENIESIQNELNHYAAATGLSEELSEEIPLDGQLKLTEATVEVVEELNRLAPFGTANRKPTFLFKNMTAQDIRRIGGDQTHLKMKLIEEKAFLDVIGFQFGSIADEIGSHSEVSVVGKLAINEWNGSRKTQLMLEDLAIEGVQVFDSRSTHIPAALWNTANADFIFFDQLNFEKYNHLLPDTSYSHHLLDDEALAQFAMKTTQLIFIDCPSDSEWVKILLNRANPEKIIACFYSREELYLNGMPSRNQFGQVFKYTAAHVDIDVRNKLNLLATHLKIKKNNLIFIISVFLEIGFVTMKAGVMNVTKDVEKRELTQATTYQKRLKQIQAENFFVYSHFSELEDWMKQQAIATS
- a CDS encoding adenine phosphoribosyltransferase, producing MDLKKYIADVPDYPEKGIVFRDISPLMADGAAYSFATNEIVKYAKDKGVEMIVGPEARGFIVGCPVAYELGIGFAPARKKGKLPRETIEVTYGLEYGEDTLQIHQDAIKPGQKVLVCDDLLATGGTIAATIELIEKLGGEVVGTAFLVELKDLYGRDRIKGYDVLALMEF